A genomic stretch from Xiphophorus maculatus strain JP 163 A chromosome 14, X_maculatus-5.0-male, whole genome shotgun sequence includes:
- the LOC102232949 gene encoding tripartite motif-containing protein 16-like — protein sequence MDYRQVQMEKISCSICLETVKDPVTIPCGHSYCMTCINDHWDGEVQRRNSSCPQCREKFRKRPVLKKSTMLADLVDIELKRTGLQAAPADHCYAEPEDVACDVCSGRKRKAVKSCLSCPASYCETHLQHHHDAPPLKKHKLVNPSKKLQENICSRHDKVMELFCRIERAERAEKQKELQESRQRIKQRIQDQEKDVKLLQQEVEAINVSADKAVEDSEKIFTELIRLLQERSSDVKQQIRSQQETEVSRVKDVQEKLEQEITELKRKDAELEQLSHTEDHTQFLLNYPSLPALSESTHSSSIIVRPLRHFEDVSAAVSELRDKLKDILRDKWTNISRSISDVDVLLSEPEPKTRAGFLKYMQEITLDPNIANRFLLLSEGNRKVTRVKERQSYPDHPDRFDNLCYQVLSTESLTGRCYWEVEWRGGIAVAVSYKNINRKGGFGVNDKSWSLYFITKGYVGFHNNIKTPVSGPVSSRLGVYLDHREGFLSFYNVSKTMTLIHRVQTRFTQPLHAGIQLFGEESSAEFIKLK from the coding sequence ATGGACTATAGACAAGTTCAAATGGAGAAAATCTCTTGCTCCATCTGTTTGGAGACAGTGAAGGATCCGGTGACTATTCCctgtggacacagctactgTATGACCTGCATTAACGACCACTGGGATGGAGAAGTTCAGAGGAGAAACTCTAGCTGCCCTCAATGCAgagaaaaatttagaaaaagacCTGTCTTGAAGAAAAGCACAATGTTAGCAGATTTAGTGGATATTGAACTGAAGAGGACTGGACTCCAAGCTGCTCCAGCTGATCACTGCTATGCTGAACCTGAAGATGTGGCCTGTGATGTCTGcagtgggaggaagaggaaagctGTCAAGTCCTGTTTATCTTGTCCAGCTTCCTACTGTGAGACTCACCTCCAACATCACCATGATGCTCCACCATTAAAAAAGCACAAGCTGGTGAATCCCTCCAAGAAGctccaggagaacatctgctctCGTCATGATAAGGTGATGGAGCTCTTCTGTCGTATTGAAagagcagaaagggctgagaaGCAGAAGGAGCTCCAGGAGAGTCGACAACGAATCAAGCAAAGAATCCAGGACcaagagaaagatgtgaagctgcttcaacaggaggtggaggccatcaatgtctctgctgataaagcagtggaggacagtgagaagatcttcactgagctgatccgtctcctccaggaaagaagctctgatgtgaagcagcagatcagatcccagcaggaaactgaagtgagtcgagtcaaagatgttcaggagaagctggagcaggagatcactgagctgaagaggaaagacgctgagctggagcagctctcacacacagaggatcacacccagtttctcctcaactacccctcactgccagcactcagtgagtctacacactcatccagcatcattgtccgtcctctgagacactttgaggacgtgtcagcagctgtgtcagagctcagagatAAACTAAAGGACATCCTGAGAGACAAATGGACAAACATCTCACGGTCAATTAGTGATGTGGATGTTTtactgtcagaaccagaaccaaagaccAGAGCTGGATTCCTAAAATATATGCAAGAAATCACCCTGGATCCAAACATAGCAAACAGGTTTCTGTTATTATCTGAGGGAAACAGAAAAGTAACGAGGGTAAAAGAACGACAATCTtatcctgatcatccagacagatttgataATTTATGTTATCAGGTTCTGAGTACAGAGAGTCTGACTGGacgttgttactgggaggtggagtggaGAGGAGGAATTGCTGTAGCAGTTTCTTACAAGAACATCAACAGAAAAGGAGGATTTGGAGTCAATGACAAATCCTGGTCATTATATTTTATCACAAAAGGTTATGTAGGTTTtcacaacaacattaaaactCCAGTATCAGGTCCTGTTTCCTCCAGACTAGGAGTGTACCTGGATCACAGAGAaggttttctgtctttctacaATGTCTCTAAAACTATGACTCTgatccacagagtccagaccagatTCACTCAGCCTCTACATGCTGGGATTCAACTTTTTGGTGAGGAATcatctgctgagttcattaAACTGAAATAG
- the LOC102224387 gene encoding E3 ubiquitin/ISG15 ligase TRIM25-like, which produces MAQRRDSQDQDNLSCSICLDLLKDPVTIPCGHSYCMNCIKISWDGEDQSRLHSSPQCREPFRQRSMLKKNIMLATLVENLKKTVAAADHCYAGPEDVACDVCTGRKMKAVKSCLTCHASYCGNHLQPHHDAPPLQKHKLVDPSKKLQNNICSHHDEVMKIFCRTDQQCICYLCTMDKHKGHETVPAAAERAEKQKKLQESRQQIHQRIQDQEKDVKLLQQEVEAINVSADKAVEDNEKIFTEMIRLLQERSSDVKQQIRSQQETEVSRVKDVQEKLEQEITELKRKDAELEQLSHTE; this is translated from the coding sequence ATGGCGCAGAGAAGAGATTCCCAAGACCAAGATAATTTGTCTTGTTCCATCTGCTTAGATCTACTGAAGGATCCAGTGACTATTCCctgtggacacagctactgTATGAACTGTATTAAAATCTCCTGGGATGGAGAAGATCAGAGTAGATTACACAGCTCCCCTCAGTGCAGAGAGCCATTTAGGCAGAGATCtatgttgaagaaaaacatcatgttAGCAACGTTGgttgaaaatttgaaaaagacagTTGCTGCAGCTGATCACTGTtatgctggacctgaagatgtgGCCTGTGATGTCTGCACTGGGAGGAAAATGAAAGCTGTTAAGTCCTGTTTAACTTGTCATGCATCTTATTGTGGGAATCACCTCCAACCTCACCATGATGCTCCACCATTACAAAAGCACAAACTGGTGGATCCCTCCAAGAAGCTCCAGAACAACATCTGCTCTCATcatgatgaggtgatgaagatcTTCTGTCGTACTGATCAGCAGTGTATCTGTTATCTCTGCACTATGGATAAACATAAAGGCCATGAAACAgtcccagctgcagcagaaagagctgagaagcagaagaagctcCAGGAGAGTCGACAACAAATCCATCAGAGAATCCAGGACcaagagaaagatgtgaagctgcttcaacaggaggtggaggccatcaatgTCTCTGCTGATAAAGCAGTGGAGGACAATGAGAAGATCTTCACCGAGatgatccgtctcctccaggaaagaagctctgatgtgaagcagcagatcagatcccagcaggaaactgaagtgagtcgagtcaaagatgttcaggagaagctggagcaggagatcactgagctgaagaggaaagacgctgagctggagcagctctcacacacagag
- the LOC102224634 gene encoding E3 ubiquitin/ISG15 ligase TRIM25-like, with protein MAQRRDSQDQDNLSCSICLDLLKDPVTIPCGHSYCMNCIKISWDGLYQSRLHSCPQCRQPFRQRPMLKKNIMLATLVENWKKTVAAADHCYAGPEDVACDVCTGRKMKAVKSCLTCHASYCGNHLQPHHDAPPLQKHKLVDPSKNLQNNICSRHDEVMKIFCRTDQQCICYLCTMDEHKGHETVPAAAERAEKQKKLQESRQRIQQNIKDREKDVKLHQQKVEAINVSADKTVEDREKIFTKLIRLLQERSSDVKQQLRSQQETEVSRVKDVQEKLEQEITELKRKDAELEQLSHTEDHNQFLLNYPSRPALRVCKPEPISNICPLSDVEYMTPEMSQLRAEMQNLLRETWRNVELKVTDVTNLDDVSDCRSDRPNQLCDRTKPPQLVPSSPFFIAAPPPPPSPFPSSVLPNMGRPLPYQTPYVQPNPFVYEQPYYPMNCFYPYTK; from the coding sequence ATGGCGCAGAGAAGAGATTCCCAAGACCAAGATAACTTGTCTTGTTCCATCTGCTTAGATCTACTGAAGGATCCAGTGACTATTCCCTGTGGACACAGTTACTGTATGAACTGTATTAAAATCTCCTGGGATGGATTATATCAGAGTAGATTACACAGCTGCCCTCAGTGCAGACAGCCATTTAGGCAGAGACCtatgttgaagaaaaacatcatgttAGCAACGTTGGTTGAAAATTGGAAAAAGACAGTTGCTGCAGCTGATCACTGTtatgctggacctgaagatgtgGCCTGTGATGTCTGCACTGGGAGGAAAATGAAAGCTGTCAAGTCCTGTTTAACTTGTCATGCATCTTATTGTGGGAATCACCTCCAACCTCACCATGATGCTCCACCATTACAAAAGCACAAACTGGTGGATCCCTCCAAGAATCTCCAGAACAACATCTGCTCTCGTcatgatgaggtgatgaagatcTTCTGTCGCACTGATCAGCAGTGTATCTGTTATCTCTGCACTATGGATGAACATAAAGGCCATGAAACAgtcccagctgcagcagaaagggctgagaagcagaagaagctcCAGGAGAGTCGACAACGAATCCAGCAGAATATAAAGGATcgagagaaagatgtgaagctgcaTCAACAGAaggtggaggccatcaatgtctctgctgataaaacagtggaggacagGGAGAAGATCTTCACCAagctgatccgtctcctccaggaaagaagctctgatgtgaagcagcagctcagatcccagcaggaaactgaagtgagtcgagtcaaagatgttcaggagaagctggagcaggagatcactgagctgaagaggaaagacgctgagctggagcagctctcacacacagaggatcacaaccagtttctcctcaactacccctcaAGGCCAGCACTCAGAGTTTGTAAACCCGAACCCATCAGCAACATCTGTCCTCTGAGTGACGTTGAGTACATGACACCAGAAATGTCACAGCTCAGAGCCGAAATGCAGAACCTCCTGAGAGAAACATGGAGAAACGTTGAACTGAAGGTCACTGATGTGACTAACCTTGATGACGTCAGTGACTGCAGGTCAGACAGACCCAACCAGTTATGCGACAGGACCAAACCTCCACAACTAGTCCCATCCTCTCCTTTCTTCATAGCTGcccctccacctccaccctcTCCTTTCCCCTCATCTGTCCTCCCAAATATGGGACGTCCTCTCCCTTACCAAACCCCTTACGTCCAGCCAAATCCTTTCGTTTATGAACAGCCATACTATCCTATGAATTGTTTTTATCCATACACGAAATAA
- the LOC102231564 gene encoding E3 ubiquitin/ISG15 ligase TRIM25-like, producing the protein MAQRGVQQEKLSCAICLDLLKDPVTIPCGHSYCMNCIKDFWDGEDQRRIYNCPQCRKTFSERPVLKKNIMLAELVEDLKKTGLKAAPADHCYAGPDDVACDVCTGRKMKAVKSCLTCLASYCGDHLQPHYYTPPLKMHKLVNPSQKLQENICSCHNRVLEIFCHTDQQCICYLCTIDEHKDHETVPAAAERAEKQKKLQDSQQQIHQRIQDQEKDVKLLQQEVEAINVSADKAVKDSEKIFTELIRLLQERSSDVKQQIRSQQETEVSRVKDVQEKLEQEITELKRKDAELEQLSHTEDHNQFLLNYSSLPALSESKGSSRIDICPLRHFEDVAPAVSELRDQLQDVMRDSWRNISDAVARVEILLSELEPTPMEMAGQCLKTVYHTPDHSSWTRRLFIPRPRSRANPPPPPASSLFSTAESPPQPLFRPPPLFIMRSRGRAGRRL; encoded by the coding sequence ATGGCTCAGAGAGGAGTCCAGCAGGAGAAACTCTCTTGTGCCATCTGTTTGGATCTACTGAAGGATCCGGTGACTATTCCTTGTGGACACAGTTACTGTATGAACTGTATTAAAGACTTCTGGGATGGAGAAGATCAGAGAAGAATCTACAACTGTCCTCAGTGCAGGAAAACCTTCAGCGAGAGGCCTGTCCtcaaaaaaaacatcatgctAGCAGAGTTGGTGGAAGATTTGAAGAAGACTGGACTAAAAGCTGCTCCAGCTGATCACTGCTATGCTGGACCTGATGATGTGGCCTGTGATGTCTGCACTGGGAGGAAGATGAAAGCTGTCAAGTCCTGCTTAACGTGTTTAGCTTCTTACTGTGGGGATCACCTCCAACCTCACTATTATACTCCACCATTAAAAATGCACAAGCTGGTGAATCCATCCcagaagctgcaggagaacATCTGTTCTTGTCATAATAGGGTGTTGGAGATCTTCTGTCATACTGATCAGCAGTGTATCTGTTATCTCTGCACTATAGATGAACATAAAGACCATGAAACAgtcccagctgcagcagaaagggctgagaagcagaagaagctcCAGGACAGTCAACAACAAATCCATCAGAGAATCCAGGACcaagagaaagatgtgaagctgcttcaacaggaggtggaggccatcaatgTCTCTGCTGATAAAGCAGTGaaggacagtgagaagatcttcactgagctgatccgtctcctccaggaaagaagctctgatgtgaagcagcagatcagatcccagcaggaaactgaagtgagtcgagtcaaagatgttcaggagaagctggagcaggagatcactgagctgaagaggaaagacgctgagctggagcagctctcacacacagaggatcacaaccagtttctcctcaactactcctcactgccagcactcagtgagtctaAAGGCTCATCCAGGATCGATATCTgtcctctgagacactttgaggacgtggcaccagctgtgtcagagctcagagatCAACTACAGGACGTCATGAGAGACTCATGGAGAAACATCTCAGATGCAGTAGCTAGAGTGGAGATTCTACTGTCAGAACTAGAACCAACTCCCATGGAAATGGCTGGTCAATGTTTAAAGACTGTATACCATACCCCTGATCACTCAAGTTGGACACGTAGGCTATTCATCCCCCGGCCCCGCTCCAGAGCCAACCCTCCACCCCCACCTGCATCCTCTCTTTTCTCCACAGCTGAATCCCCACCCCAACCACTCTTCCGCCCACCACCATTATTTATAATGAGATCAAGGGGACGAGCGGGGAGACGGCTATGA
- the LOC102219547 gene encoding E3 ubiquitin/ISG15 ligase TRIM25-like: MAQRGVQQEKISCSICLDLLKDPVTIPCGHSYCMNCIKDCWDGEDQRRIYNCPQCRKTFRQRPVLKKNIMLAELVEDLKKTGLKAAPADHCYAGPDDVACDVCTGRKMKAVKSCLTCSASYCGDHLQPHYYTPPLKMHKLVNPSQKLQENICSCHNRVLEIFCHTDQQCICYLCTMDEHKDHETVSAAAERAEKQKELQESRQQMQQRIQDQEKDVKLLQQEVEAINVSADKAVEDSEKIFTQLIRLLQERSSDVKQQIRSQQETVVSRVKDVQEKLELEITELKRKDAELEQLSHTEDHIQFLLN, from the coding sequence ATGGCTCAGAGAGGAGTCCAGCAGGAGAAAATCTCTTGTTCCATCTGCTTGGATCTACTGAAGGATCCGGTGACTATTCCTTGTGGACACAGTTACTGTATGAACTGTATTAAAGACTGCTGGGATGGAGAAGATCAGAGAAGAATCTACAACTGTCCTCAGTGCAGGAAAACCTTCAGGCAGAGACCTGTCCtcaaaaaaaacatcatgctAGCAGAGTTGGTGGAAGATTTGAAGAAGACTGGACTAAAAGCTGCTCCAGCTGATCACTGCTATGCTGGACCTGATGATGTGGCCTGTGATGTCTGCACTGGGAGGAAGATGAAAGCTGTCAAGTCCTGCTTAACGTGTTCAGCTTCTTACTGTGGGGATCACCTCCAACCTCACTATTATACTCCACCATTAAAAATGCACAAGCTGGTGAATCCATCCcagaagctgcaggagaacatctgctctTGTCACAATAGGGTGTTGGAGATCTTCTGTCATACTGATCAACAGTGTATCTGTTATCTCTGCACTATGGATGAACATAAAGACCATGAAAcagtttcagctgcagcagaaagggctgagaaGCAGAAGGAGCTCCAGGAGAGTCGACAACAAATGcagcagagaatccaggaccaagagaaagatgtgaagctgcttcaacaggaggtggaggccatcaatgtctctgctgataaagcagtggaggacagtgagaagatcttcacccagctgatccgtctcctccaggaaagaagctctgatgtgaagcagcagatcagatcccagcaggaaactgtagtgagtcgagtcaaagatgttcaggagaagctggagctggagatcactgagctgaagaggaaagacgctgagctggagcagctctcacacacagaggatcacatccagtttctcctcaac